The DNA window AATATTTTAAATATATTGAACTTTTAACTCAATGAAAATGCATACAATAAAATTACTTTATAAGATTAAAACTCATTAAATGTTGAAATTGAATTTCAAGAAGTTTAAGTTTTTGAACTTTTATATTTTGACCAAATTCTGATTTCAAATTAAATTTATAATTTTTAGGAATTGAACCATGAATATAACCTCTAGAAATTTCTTTAAGTGCAACAATTATGGGTTTATTATTTTCATTAGGTAATTTAGAATAAGATGATCCTTTTGAAAGTTCTCGTGATCTATTACAAGAAATATATATTAATTGAAATCTATTTTTTATTCTTTTAAAACAATTTTCTAGATTTATTATCATTTTATAAATTAAATAGATTATAGCTTAATTAATTGGATAAACAAAGTATATGGGTTCAAATCCAATTAATCGAATATAGATATATCAGCTACTTTAAAGAAAAGTAATATTAAATTATTTAATAAAGCAAATATATTATATTTAACATATTTATTTTTTTTTATAATAATATTATTATTAAAATAATTATAAATGGGTGTTATTAAAGATAATAAAATGTATAATGCTTGATAATAATTTTTATTATTAATTAAAATTTTTATTTCTGATTGAATACGTATTATAATTTTAAATAAATAATATTCATCATTATTTATAAAAAAATTATTATTTATTTTTAGTTTATATTTTTTATAAAAAAAATTATTTTTTTTTAAAATATTTAATATTCTTTTTATTGAAGTAACTAAAATTAAAAAATATTTATTTTTATTAAATTGTTTTAATATATACATTCTTTTTACAAAATCAAATATGTTTGTTACATTTAGAGCTTTAATAGCAAAAAAAAATTTTTTGGAAATTCCATGGTTTATTGCCCAATAACATAATTTATCATAAAAATAATTTATTACTTTTATTAATATTTTTTTTTTATTTAATATATTATATTGATTAATAGATAAATTTAATAGATTTTTTAAATCTAAATTATATTTACTTTTAATTAAAATATTTAAAATACCTATCGTA is part of the Candidatus Johnevansia muelleri genome and encodes:
- the rpoZ gene encoding DNA-directed RNA polymerase subunit omega; protein product: MIINLENCFKRIKNRFQLIYISCNRSRELSKGSSYSKLPNENNKPIIVALKEISRGYIHGSIPKNYKFNLKSEFGQNIKVQKLKLLEIQFQHLMSFNLIK